The segment GCTGCTGCCGCTTCAGCATGGCTGCCAGGTCGCTGCAGTCGCGCAAGTGTTCGGCCCCGGGCATCCCACCGGGCAGCGCAATGAGATCGTACACCTGCGCCACACAGTCGCCAATCAGACAGTCTGCCACCAACCGCACACCGCGAGAACAGGTCACTTGCTGATTGCAGACCGAAGCCACCGTCACTGCTGCGCCAGCGCGGCGCAGCACATCGATGAGGCACACAGCCTCGATTTCTTCTGTGCCATCTGCAACAGGAACCAGCACCTTCCTGGATGTCTCAT is part of the Deltaproteobacteria bacterium genome and harbors:
- a CDS encoding DJ-1/PfpI family protein, which translates into the protein MADETSRKVLVPVADGTEEIEAVCLIDVLRRAGAAVTVASVCNQQVTCSRGVRLVADCLIGDCVAQVYDLIALPGGMPGAEHLRDCSDLAAMLKRQQQEGRLYAAICASPAVVLQHHGLLAGRRATCHPGFVQQLQDAAAVELRVVEDGNCITSRGPGTALEFALALVARLYGHEKAREVAAPMVVS